The genomic region CTACGATAGTGCCGGACAACCGTTGACGGCGTTAACTACCAGTGCCACTCGGACCCTGAAGATTCTCCATCCGACTCGGGGTCTTCGCGAAAATCCGCGGTGTCACCCTGCACAGGACCTTCCCCGCCACTAGCATCCGCTTCCCCAGCAAGCGCGGGCTCATCCTCGGCAGTCACAGCATCTTCCCCACCACAAACAGGTTCTTCCTCATTCGAATATGAGGCTTCGCTCGGCGCATCAAAGGCCGCCGCTAGCGCAGCATCCGCCTGCAACGCCTCGGCTGCATTCTTCCGAATCGCATCCAGCATGGCGTTAACCACACTCGGTGATTCCTCCGTCGACACCTCTTTAACGATCGTCACCGCTTCGTCAATCGCAGTGACATCCGGCACCTCATCATTCCACAAGATTTCCCACGCGCCCACGCGCAGGACCGCCCGGTCCACACTCGGTAGGCGGTCGAACGGACGCGAAGTAGAGTACTGCGCTAACAGATCCTCAATCGTCCCGAGGTGGTCAGCGACCCCCTCAACAATTTCAATCGCGTACTCGGGTAGTGGACTCTGCGCTGCGGTGAGGCGCTGGCGCTGCTGCAATAGGTCACGAATCGCACCGGGCGTGCCCAAGTCCCGCTGCTCGGCTTCAAATAGCGTGTCAACTGCGCGTTTGCGCGCCCGCGTGCGAGACGTGAACCGTGATTTAGTTTTCGAAGACATACTAGGCGTTTACACGTCCCGCGTACTCACCCGTGCGGGTGTCAACCTTGATGCGCGCACCCTCATCCAAGAACAAAGGCACCTGGATTTCGTACCCGGTTTCAAGTGTGGCCGGTTTCGTTCCCGCGTTGGAACGATCCCCCTGCAAGCCCGGTTCCGTGTATGAAATTGTCAGCTCCACCGTCGGGGGCAGTTCAATGTACAGCACGGAGCCTTCGTACATCGAAACGATTGCCGACTGGTTCTCTACCATGTAGTTCTTCAAATCACCCACCGTGTCGCCGGTCACGAGGATCTGATCGTAAGTAGCTGCGTCCATGAACACGTAGTCGTCACCGTCTTGGTACAGGTAGGTCATGTCGCGCCGGTCGACGGTTGCGGTTTCTACCTTCACGCCCGCATTGAACGTTTTATCGATCGTCTTTCCCGACAGCACGTTCTTAATCTTCGTGCGCACAAAAGCCGGGCCTTTACCGGGTTTAACGTGTTGGAACTCCACCACGGACCAGAGTTGGTTATCAATCTTCAACACCATGCCGTTTTTGAGGTCGTTTGTGGTTGCCACGCGTTTTCCCTTCCATTGAAATGAAAATTATTGTTGATTTTAGGATACCGCGCGCCCTGGTATTAGCGCGAATACTCGCTCGGATACGCGCGTTACGCTCAGCCCCGTGGTATCCATTTTGTGTGTCACCAGCGGTTCGTACGCAGTTTCGTACTTTTTCATTAAGTTCGCGAACATGCGTCGGGTGGGTCCCAATCCAGCTGCCCGCGGAGCATTCAAACCAGTGCGCCGAATTAGCTCCTCCAGCTGCGCTGTGAAACCTATGATCACTCCGCCGCGAGATTTAATTTCCTCTAACCGCGCCGCTACTTCCGAATTCAATGGTGCCTGAGGGGGCAGCGCAACCACGCTGGGCTCCGCCAGTGCCTGCAGTGACGCCTGCCTGATGAGCTGCTCGTACCGGGCTTCTCCCCGGTCAATGAGCACGTCGGACACCGCGGTTCCGGCGGCGTCACTGGCGCGCTTTTCAACCGACACGATGGATAGGTCCGGGTGGGTTCGCGCCAGTTCGCGTGCCACCTCCACCACTCCTGCACCCGCCACGCCCAGTAGGACCGCGCGGGGCTGATTCGACTTTGCCGTGTCACTCATCGATTACCTCCATGTTCTTCGCTGCGCGCACTAACACCGCCTTCTCAACAGGCACTACCGTTGGCTGCGCAGGCCCGGCCAACAGTACCATCCGAATGTGCTCCGACCGCACTTTCTTATCCCGCTGCATCAGTTCCAAAACCGCGTCAAAGTTCGTTGTTTTCCAACCCGTTGGTAGGCCCTGGTTGCGTAAGGATTCGCGCTGAACCTCAAGCCACTGCGCAGAACCCAACCCCATTTCTTGGGCCACGTGGGCCGCGTAAACGCAACCAATGGACACGGCTTCCCCGTGGGCGATCGTAAAGTGCTCTAGTACTTCAATCGCGTGCGCCAGGGTGTGTCCATAGTTCAAAATCTCGCGCTCCCCCGCTTCCTTTGGGTCCGCGCCAACTACCCGGGCTTTTACCGAAACAGATTTGGCAATCAACGATTCCAAATGGGAATGCTTCGGGCTAATAATCTCCGCTGCATCATCCAAAATAGACGGATCGGAAATAAAGCCGCATTTAAGCACTTCCCCCATGCCTTCAACCCAATAGCGCCGCGGCAGGGTAGTCAGCAAATCCGTGTCCGCCACCACGCCAATCGGGCTGTGGAACGCGCCCGCCAGGTTCTTGCCCCGACTGGTGTTAACGCCCGTCTTACCCCCTACCGCAGCATCCACCATGGCCAGCAGCGAAGTGGGCACGTGCAGGACATCGATACCGCGCAGCCACGTGGCAGCCACGAAACCTGCCAGGTCGGTAACGGCGCCGCCGCCGACCGATACGATCAAGTCCTCCCGACCTAACTGCACGTCCGCCGCTCGGTCCCAGGCTTGTGCAAGTACCGCCGTGGTTTTCGCGGCCTCCCCGTCCGGTACCTCCAGGTAGTGCACGCGCATGCTCGGCTCCAGGTGCTCCCCAACTCGCTGCGCGTACGCCCGCGTGGACTTTGTGTGCATCACCAGGGCGCGGCCGCCGCGCGCGTAATCAGACACGCAGCTCAAGGTACCGCTCCCCACTGACACGGAGTAGTCGCGTTCGCCGCGAACCCTTATCTGCTTCATGCTCCCAGCCCTTCTGCAACCAGCTCGGCCCTCTGCGCTAGTGTGCTCCACCAGTATTATCCCGCGGTTCAAAGTCTGCCTCCGCCACCAGCCGCGCAAACAGCCTTTGGGCATGCACGTGCGCTGGCCGATCGTCCACCTTGAGGTGCAGATTCGCGCACTGCCGGTACCACTGGGTGCGCCGGCGTGCGATCGAGCGCAAGCTTTGTTCCGCCCCATCGCTCAGCAGTGGCCGGTGGGCAGTGCCGTCAATGCGGCGCAGCGCCTCGGGTACCTCAACGTCTAAAAACACTACTGCATTGCCCCGCCCAGCGGCTTCCATCAAGTCGCGGCGGTTACAGGGCGTCTCTACCACGCCCCCTCCGGTCGCGATCACGCAGTCGCCGCGGCTCAACCATTCGCGCAAGCAGTTCGCTTCAACTTCGCGGAAACAGTCTTCACCTCGCGCAAAAATCTGCGCAATCGACGTTCCAGCGCGCCGCTGAACTTCCTCATCCAAATCTACAAACTCCCAGCGCAGCAACGCCGACAATGCCTTGCCCACACTGGACTTACCGCTGCCCGGCAGGCCAATCAGAATAATACTCACGGCTGCAGGCGCGCCCTTGTTTCGCGCACGTATGAATCCATCGCCATGCGGATACGGTCCACGGTGGTGCCGCCAAACATTTGCGTTACCGCATTGGCCAATACCAGCGCCACCATCGCCTCCGCGATCACCGCAGCCGGTACCACCGCGCACGTATCCGACCGCTGATGCAGCGCCTTCGTAGCTGTGCGGTTTTCTAAATCAATGGTGTGCAACGCGTGGGGAACGGTAGAGATCGGTTTGAACCCAACACGCGCCACTAGTGGCTCACCGTTGCTCATTCCCCCTTCTAAACCACCGGCGTGGTTCGTCGGGCGGTAAGCACGCTCGTCAACCAAGATTTCGTCGTGCGCGCGCGACCCCCGGGTCTGCGTTTGCGTTAGGCCATCGCCGATCTCCACGGACTTCGCTGCTTGGATCGACATGAGTGCTTGCGCCAGCTGCCCGTCCAACCGCTGATCCCACTGCGTGTAAGTGCCCAGCCCCGCGGGCACGTTGAACGCCACCACTTCAACTACCCCGCCGACCGTGTCACCACTGCGTTTCGCCCCATCAATTTCCGCTCTGAACCGCGCCGCCGTTGCCGCGTCAACACACCGCACATCACTGGCCTCAACTGCCTTCGCGTCCCTCAGCGTTAGCGTCCGTGCAGACGCGGATTCCTGGCCGACCTGCACCACGTGGCCCAGAACCTCAATCCCGGCCACCTGACGGAGAAACTGGCGCGCTACCTCACCCAGCGCAACCCGCATCGCGGTTTCGCGCGCGCTTGAGCGCTCCAGCACATTGCGAGCGTCCTCATGCGCATATTTCAACATGCCAGGCAGGTCCGCGTGGCCGGGACGGGGCTGCGTAAGCCGCTTATTGCGCGCCACTTCGCGCTCATCACCCGTCCCTGCGTCAATCATGAGGTCCTTGGGATCCACCGGGTCCGAGGACATGACGGTGCGCCACTTCGGCCATTCCGAGTTCGCCACTTCGATTGCAATCGGTGAGCCCAAGGTGCGGCCGTGACGCACCCCAGAGAGCAAACGCACCCGGTCTTGTTCGAACTTCTGCCGCGCTCCTCGCCCGTAACCGATGCGTCGGCGCGCCAACGCACCCTCGATATCCGCACTAGTGATTGCTAGACCCGCGGGCACGGGGTCAATAATCCCCACCAGAGCTTCACCATGCGATTCCCCGGCTGTTATCCAACGCATCATGCCCCCAGTGTTTCACATCGCGATTACGCGAGCCCAAACACTCCGGATTGCGCCAACACGTCCGCGCCGGTCCACGCGGATCTACGCGCCCGGGTCCACGCAAACTCAGGCACTTCGGTACCACGCGAGCTCGCGCGCCTCAGGGGCATTAGAATGACGCGATCGTTCCAGACCCCATCAGCCAGATCAACGCGGCCCCTGAAATCATCGCCGGCCCGAACGCCACCGTGTCTGTTAACCGGGCTTTACGAGCCACGAGCAGCACGCACGCGTATACACCGCCGATCACGAAACCGGTGACCAGACCTCCGAACGCGGTACCTGCCGAGTACAATCCAAGCCAAGCACCGAGCAGTGGGGCCAGTTTAATATCGCCGCGCCCAACGCTGCCGCCTAGGGATCGCACTACGAACAGGGGAAGGAACCACACGAGCGCGCCCACAGCGACGTTGAACAGCAGTTCCGCTAAATGCACTTCTTGCCACGCGTGGACCACGCCGATCACCGCGCCAACAGCAAGCAGGCCCGCACCGATTACCGTCAATGCATTCGGTAGTTTCTTCACCGTCCCATCCACCAGCAGGTGCATCGCGAGTACACCGCTGAGCGGCAGAGTCACCGTCAAAAACGGGTCAGTGAAGCCAGCGAATAAAACCGCGGCTTCCACCAGCGCCGTCAAGTACACCAAATGTGACGCCGCCGGAGTCGGTAATCCGTGGGGTTCAAAATAACGCGCCAGCAGCCTCGGCCCGCGCATCCCAGCCCAAATAACTACAGCCAAGCCCAACGCGCACGCACACGCGTACCAAATGATTTGCGCGCTCAACTGTTCCTCCCCACATGATCTATCGCGGCGTCCATCGCCTGCCGCATTGCGCTAATATCCGGTGACTTCCCAGTCATAAGCTCAACTTGCTGAACCGCCTGATGCAGCAGCATCTCGTGGCCCGACACCGCCCGAGCGCCCCGCGCGTGAGCCTGCGTAGCCAATGCAGTCGGCCAATCCTCATACACCACATCCAACACGGTCGCGCCCGGTTGGAACGGAGCATCCGCCCACTCGTTAGCCACCGACCTCGGCACCGTCGAAATCACCACATCCGCGCGAGCCATAACCTCAAGGGCTTGACGGCGATTACGCCACGGCACGTGCCCAGTCGACACTCCCATCCGGTTTTCCGCCAAAGTAATCGAACCGAGACCACCGAAACTGCGTGCAATCGTCCAGATTTCCCGTGCTCCCAGCTGCCCTAACGCGGCGAGCGCGGAAGACGCGGTGGCCCGGCCACCCACAATAACCGCGGTTTCGTAGTGGCCCTGCTCGTGCTGAACTGCCTGCACGATCCCGTGCACATCCGTGTTGAACCCCGCTAGCACTCCGGCGGATGGCACCACGGTATTCACCGCTCCTACTGCTTCCGCAAGCGGCTCAACCGCATCCAAAACCCCAATGATCGCCTGTTTAAGCGGCATCGTGACAGCGCACCCCAGAAAACTCTTGGGCCGCGACTGCACCCACTGCGGCAACAGTTCAGCAGTGACGTCAACGGCTTCGAACTCGTGGTCTAACCCCAAGCTCGCGTAAGCTGCGCGGTGCAAAACCGGTGACAAACTGTGCGCCACCGGATGTCCAATCACATACCCACGCATCTAGTTCTTACCCTCATCGGCACTTAGCACTTACCTTTATTTGCCGAGCACCAGTCTTGCAGCTTCTTCTGTGCCTGCTCATGCTCTTCCCTGGTGTTCGTGAAAATCGTTTCCCCTGAATCCAGATTAACGGTCACGAAATACAACCACTTTCCCTTCGCGGGTTCCAGCGTTGCTTCAATCGCATCCTCGCTGGGCGCCGCAATTGGCCCGGGGGAAGCCCTTTGTGTTTGTACGTGTTGTATGGGGAATCGACCTTCAGGTCGTCGAGCGAAGGCACCCCACTTTGCCGGCCCAACGCGTAGTTGACCGTGGAGTCCATTTGCAACAGACCCGCAGTCTGCCCCCCGGTATCTGCCAACCGGTTGTCGATTACGCGCGCCACTTGCGGCAAGTATTTCTTAATATTTACTTCCCGCTCCAGAATGGAAGCCTTAATTAACAGTTCTTCCTGTTTGTCTTCGGGCACGTTGTAGTTACTGAGGGTCTCTTTCGTTTTATCCACCATCTGTTTGAGCACGGACTGCACCGAGTCGTCCTGATGGACCTCGTAGGAACCCGGGCTGAGCCAGCCTTCCGAGTTTCCGTTCGCAACTTTCGGTAGCCCCAGTGCCTGCGCGTCCCTCATCGCGTCTTTAACTGTTTTCTCGTCGAAATTCGCAAACGACGCGAGCCGCTGCGCGATCAAGTCGTTACTCATCCCGGGGGATACTGTGACAGCGTTCGAGCTGCGTTTCGTATCGTCAAGTAGTGCCGCGACCGCGTCCACCGCGCGCATCTGCTTCTTCATCTGGTAGGTTCCCGGTTTCACCGTGGCGGCCGCTGCGTTATCGTTCCAGGCTTTCAAGAACGCATCCTGGGTCTTCACAATATTCTTTTCCACCATGTTCGCGCCAATAATGGTGCCCGAATCCCCCGGGTTTACTACAAACTGCACTTCCCCAGTTCCAGGCCCCGCATAATCAGTAGACTCTTGAGGGGTTTTACCGCCCCACACGGCATTGAGCGCAAAGTACAAGCACACCGCCAAAATCGCTACCACAACCCCAATGATGAGGCCCGTGCGGATCTTCCGGTTGCGCCGGCGTTTGCGCACGCGCGCCCGTTCGGCTTCCAATCGCCTGGACCGCAAGCCAGTTGTGGTGGTTAGATGTTCCCCGTTGCGAGCAAAACGCGGGTCCGTGCTTCGCGCACCCGGTGGGGTTTGCTGCGAGGCACGCGCCCGAGCCCGCTCCCGCCGGGTTGGGAACGGGGAGCGTGACGGTTCCGCGTTCCGTGATCTGTTGGGACCACGGTTTTGCCTCGCGTTGTTGTTTGCGCTCTCGTTCACGGTACTTTAACTCCCTGCGGGTCGGCCGCGGCTGATGGTCTCCCCCGGCTCTTTACCCGTTCTGCGTTCAATTTCAATAGCCTGTTCCAAAATTACGGTGGCTGCAACTTGGTCTACTTTATCTTTGCGTCGGCGATTATCAATTCCAACGGCTGCCAGCTGCTCGTGCGCCGTGGAAGTCGTTAACCTTTCGTCCACCATACACACTCTTAGCTGCGGACAGGCTGAGCCCAGTTTATGCGCAAACTTGCGGGCAGACTTCGCGGACGCGCCGCTGGCGCCACTGAGGTGTTTAGGTAGCCCCACCACGATTTCAATGGCCGCCAGTTGCTCCGCCAGGTCCGCGATCTGGTCGATGTCTTCGCCCCATTTACTGCGGGCCACGGTTTCGTGTGGGAGGGCAAACCGACCCTGTGGATCGGTTACGGCTACGCCAATGCGCGCCGCGCCGTAGTCAACGCCGATGCGCACCCCTGGTCGCATTGAGTGTGCGGTCACGACTGTTCGAGAGCCCGTTGGGTCGCGGCTACGGCGGCGTCGATGTTGTCTTTGCGTTGCCCACCGCCTTGAGCGATGTCGTCGCGGCCACCGCCACCACCACCGAGTTCTTTGGTGGCGATGCGCACGAGCGCGCCCGCTTTAGCGCCGGCATCCCGAGCCGCCTGGTTGGTAGCCACCACCGCCTGGGGTTTGTCGTTCACCACGCCAATCCCAACGATTACGGCCGGTTCACTCTCTCCCATCCGCTCGCGCATGTCCAGCACCAGGTGGCGCAGCGCATCCGCGGAGGGAACTTCCCCAAGGTTCTTCACAACCGTGGTGTAGCCGCCCAGGCGGCGCGCGGTCTTAATCAGCTCTGGGGCGCGGGCCAGCAGCTGCGCTTCGCCAAGCTTCGCCAGCTCTTTTTGCGCATCCTTGAGCCGCTTGAGAGTTTGTTCCAAACGAGTGGGCAGTTCCTCTGGTTTGCCCCCCATCAGCGCGGATAAGCGAGATACGAGTGCGTGTTCTTTCGCTTGGAAGTCGTACGCACCATCCCCAACGAGCGCGTCAATCCGCCGCACGCCCGACCCGATAGACGATTCCCCCAGCACCGCGATGCGGCCAATATGGCCCGTGGTGGGCACGTGCGTGCCGGCGCACAGTTCGAGGGACCACCCGTCCCCAATGTTCACCACGCGCACTTCCCGCCCGTATTTTTCGCCAAACAACGCCATCGCCCCCAGGGCTTTTGCGTCGTCAATATCCATGATGGAATCCGAGATCGTGAGGTTGTCAGCCAGCCGATCGTTCACGCGCGACTCGATTGCCTCCATCTGATCTGCCGGCACCGCTGCAGGGTTACGGAAGTCGAACCGTAATCTGGAGGGCGCGTTTTCGGACCCAGCTTGCGTCGCTCCCTCTCCGACGTATTCGTGAAGGGCCTTGTGGATCATGTGGGTTGCGGTGTGTGCCCGCGCGATTGCGAGGCGGCGATGTTGATCTATCTGTGCCACGCACTTGTCATCTAGGGCGAGCACTCCCTCGATTAGGCGGCCGCGATGCACGCTCAGGCCTTTGACGGGTGCTTGCACGTCATCGACCTCAAAAATGCCCCCGCCCGCGGTGCGGATTATGCCATGGTCGGCTAGTTGCCCACCCATTTCCGCGTAGAACGGGGTTTTATCCAAAATAACTTCGACGCTCCCCGGTTCGGTCACAACCGGTGCGGGCACACCATCTTTGACGAGCCCCACGATGCGCGACTCAGTCTTCCAATCGGTGTACCCCAGGAACTGGGATCCACCCCCGAGCTTGGCCTGGAAGTCATGGTAGATACGCGAATCTACGTGCCCCGATTTCTTCGCCAGCGCATCGGCCCGCGCCCGCTGTTTCTGCTGTGCCATGAGGGCGCGGAAGCGCTCCTCATCCACTCCCACGCCCTGTTCACGCGCCATTTCCAACGTGAGGTCAATCGGGAACCCGTACGTGTCGTGTAACGTAAAGGCTTCGTCTCCGCTGAGTAAACCACTGCCGGATTTCTTAGCGGATTTCACGGCCGTATCCAATATTGTGGTGCCCGCTGTTAGCGTGCGGCGGAACGCTTCTTCTTCCCCGTATGCCACGTCTGCGATGCGGTCCCAGTTGGTTTCAAGTTCCGGGTACGTTGCTTTCATCGCGTCTCGCGAAATCGGCATGAGGGTGGGGAGCGTTGCGGTATCCACCCCAAGCAGCCGCATGGAACGAACAGCGCGGCGAATCAACCGGCGCAGCACGTAGCCGCGGCCATCGTTACCAGGGATTACACCATCATTAATCAGCATCATCGCGGAACGAACATGGTCACCCACAATTCGCATACGCACGTCATCTTCCGGGTCTCCACCACCTTCGTAAACGCGGCCAGAAAGCTTCTCTGCTGCCGTGATCACCGGGCGCACCTGGTCGATTTCAAACATGTTCGCCTTGTCTTGCAAAACGAAGGCTAAGCGTTCTAGGCCCGCGCCCGTATCAATCGCTTTCTCATCGAGCTCACCGAGCAGCGGGTAGTCCTTCCCCGTTCCCTCGCCTCGCAAGAACTGATCGAACACTAGGTTCCACAGTTCCAAGTAGCGGTCGCCACCCGGATCCACGGTGCCACCCACGGCCTCAGGGCCATAAGCGGGGCCGCGATCGTAATGCCACTCCGCACACGGGCCCGCCGGACCGGGCTGGCCAGTGTCCCAAAAAATGTCTTCTCGCGGCAGGCGAACAATATGCTTCGGGTCCATCCCAATCTTGTTGGTGAGCAGGTCGTAAGATTCCTTATCCTCATCCCAGATTGTCACCCACATGCGGTCGCCGTCCAAACCGTAATTGCCGTCATCGACGGACCCGGTCAGCAGCTCCCACGCGAAATCTATCGCGCCTTCTTTGAAGTAGTCTCCGAACGAGAAGTTACCGTTCATCTGAAAGAACGTGCCATGACGCGTGGTGCGCCCGACGTTGTCGATGTCGTTGGTGCGCACGCATTTTTGCACCGAAGCTGCGCGCGGCCACGGGGCTTTTTCCGTGCCCACAATGTAGGGGATAAACGGGACCATCCCCGCGATCGTGAACAGTACAGATGGATCCGGGGACACCAGCGGGACGGATGGAACGATCTCGTGACCGTGGCGGCGGAAGTAATCGTTCCACCGCTTAGCAATTTCAGCGGTACGCATCAAAGCCTCTTCTTCACAGGATTAACTACTGGCAACAGTTTACCCGCCGCAGCGCCCGGGAATAAACACGACCTGACTGCGGCTCATCTATGCGAGCGCGCCCCGTGGAACCATCCAGTTCCCCGGGGCGCACCGGCGTTAAAGCTTAGCGTGAGTAGTACTCAACGACCAGCTGGTCTTCACAGATCACGGGTACTTCCACGCGCTCTGGTTTACGAACCAGTTTGGCGCGCAGCTTCTCCAAGTCCACCTCCAGGTACGGGGGGACTGCGGGCAGCACATCACGGTGCACACCCGATGCGGCGATCTCAAACGGCACCGTCGTCTGCGACTTCGGCTTCACCTGAATCGTCTGGCCCGGCTTCACACGGAACGAGGGGCGATCCACAATCTTGCCGTCCACTAGGATGTGGCGGTGCACAACCACTTGGCGTGCCTGCGCGATCGTGCGGGCAAAACCGGAACGCAAAACGAGCGCGTCCAGGCGGGTTTCGAGGTGCTCAATCAGGTTGGAGCCCGTGCGTCCCTCTTGCCGCTTCGCTTCGTCGAAAGCCCGACGCATCTGCGCCTCGCGGATACCGTACTGGGCGCGCAGACGCTGCTTTTCCTTCAGACGCACCGCGTAGTCGGACTCTTGCCGGCGGCGGGCGCGGCCGTGCTCACCCGGACCGTATGGGCGGCGCTCAAAGTAACGCGCTGCTTTCGGGGTGAGTGGAATCCCGAGGGCGCGTGAGAGACGCACCTGACGGCGAGAACGATTTGCCATAAAAATACCTGCTTCTTTCCGTTACGAATCGTCACTGATACTTTTGCATCAGTTACGGGGCCACCTCCGTAGGGGTTTCCTACTTGGGCTAAGACCCCAGGGTTGCCTTAGGCGAGCAACTTGAACATCTTAACGCATCTTGAGGCGGTTTTTCACCTTCGCTAACCGCTTGGTGATGCGTTCCTCATATCCGTTCTGGGTTGGGTGGTAATACTCCGTGCCTTCGAGTTCGTCGGGTAGGTATTGTTGCGCAGCGATCGCGTTGGGTTCGTCGTGTGCGTAAATGTAACCTTCCCCATGTTTGAGGCGCTTGGCACCACTGTAGTGCGCATCCCGCAGGTGTGGGGGAACCACCCCGGTGCGACCGTGGCGAATGTCGCCTATCGCCCGGTCTATCGCCCGGTATGCGGCATTGGATTTGGGGGCGCAAGCCACGGCAATCACCGCTTGCGAAAGGATTATCCGCGCCTCCGGCATCCCCACCATCGCCACCGCCTGCGCCGCCGCAACCGCGGTTTGCAGGGCGCTTGGGTCTGCCATCCCCACGTCTTCACTGGCGCAGATCATGATGCGCCGGGCGATGAACCGCGGGTCCTCCCCCGCTTCGCACATGCGCGCCAGGTAGTGCACGGCCGCATCCACGTCAGAGCCGCGCATGGACTTAATGAATGCGGATGCAACGTCGTAGTGCTGGTCTTGGTCGTAGCGCACCATTGCCGTGGAGGCGGCGTCGGACACGATTTCGGGCGTGATCGCGTTTAGCCCACC from Gleimia hominis harbors:
- a CDS encoding shikimate kinase, translating into MSDTAKSNQPRAVLLGVAGAGVVEVARELARTHPDLSIVSVEKRASDAAGTAVSDVLIDRGEARYEQLIRQASLQALAEPSVVALPPQAPLNSEVAARLEEIKSRGGVIIGFTAQLEELIRRTGLNAPRAAGLGPTRRMFANLMKKYETAYEPLVTHKMDTTGLSVTRVSERVFALIPGRAVS
- the alaS gene encoding alanine--tRNA ligase, which translates into the protein MRTAEIAKRWNDYFRRHGHEIVPSVPLVSPDPSVLFTIAGMVPFIPYIVGTEKAPWPRAASVQKCVRTNDIDNVGRTTRHGTFFQMNGNFSFGDYFKEGAIDFAWELLTGSVDDGNYGLDGDRMWVTIWDEDKESYDLLTNKIGMDPKHIVRLPREDIFWDTGQPGPAGPCAEWHYDRGPAYGPEAVGGTVDPGGDRYLELWNLVFDQFLRGEGTGKDYPLLGELDEKAIDTGAGLERLAFVLQDKANMFEIDQVRPVITAAEKLSGRVYEGGGDPEDDVRMRIVGDHVRSAMMLINDGVIPGNDGRGYVLRRLIRRAVRSMRLLGVDTATLPTLMPISRDAMKATYPELETNWDRIADVAYGEEEAFRRTLTAGTTILDTAVKSAKKSGSGLLSGDEAFTLHDTYGFPIDLTLEMAREQGVGVDEERFRALMAQQKQRARADALAKKSGHVDSRIYHDFQAKLGGGSQFLGYTDWKTESRIVGLVKDGVPAPVVTEPGSVEVILDKTPFYAEMGGQLADHGIIRTAGGGIFEVDDVQAPVKGLSVHRGRLIEGVLALDDKCVAQIDQHRRLAIARAHTATHMIHKALHEYVGEGATQAGSENAPSRLRFDFRNPAAVPADQMEAIESRVNDRLADNLTISDSIMDIDDAKALGAMALFGEKYGREVRVVNIGDGWSLELCAGTHVPTTGHIGRIAVLGESSIGSGVRRIDALVGDGAYDFQAKEHALVSRLSALMGGKPEELPTRLEQTLKRLKDAQKELAKLGEAQLLARAPELIKTARRLGGYTTVVKNLGEVPSADALRHLVLDMRERMGESEPAVIVGIGVVNDKPQAVVATNQAARDAGAKAGALVRIATKELGGGGGGRDDIAQGGGQRKDNIDAAVAATQRALEQS
- the nusB gene encoding transcription antitermination factor NusB — encoded protein: MSSKTKSRFTSRTRARKRAVDTLFEAEQRDLGTPGAIRDLLQQRQRLTAAQSPLPEYAIEIVEGVADHLGTIEDLLAQYSTSRPFDRLPSVDRAVLRVGAWEILWNDEVPDVTAIDEAVTIVKEVSTEESPSVVNAMLDAIRKNAAEALQADAALAAAFDAPSEASYSNEEEPVCGGEDAVTAEDEPALAGEADASGGEGPVQGDTADFREDPESDGESSGSEWHW
- a CDS encoding prepilin peptidase; protein product: MSAQIIWYACACALGLAVVIWAGMRGPRLLARYFEPHGLPTPAASHLVYLTALVEAAVLFAGFTDPFLTVTLPLSGVLAMHLLVDGTVKKLPNALTVIGAGLLAVGAVIGVVHAWQEVHLAELLFNVAVGALVWFLPLFVVRSLGGSVGRGDIKLAPLLGAWLGLYSAGTAFGGLVTGFVIGGVYACVLLVARKARLTDTVAFGPAMISGAALIWLMGSGTIASF
- a CDS encoding shikimate kinase, producing MSIILIGLPGSGKSSVGKALSALLRWEFVDLDEEVQRRAGTSIAQIFARGEDCFREVEANCLREWLSRGDCVIATGGGVVETPCNRRDLMEAAGRGNAVVFLDVEVPEALRRIDGTAHRPLLSDGAEQSLRSIARRRTQWYRQCANLHLKVDDRPAHVHAQRLFARLVAEADFEPRDNTGGAH
- a CDS encoding shikimate dehydrogenase — translated: MRGYVIGHPVAHSLSPVLHRAAYASLGLDHEFEAVDVTAELLPQWVQSRPKSFLGCAVTMPLKQAIIGVLDAVEPLAEAVGAVNTVVPSAGVLAGFNTDVHGIVQAVQHEQGHYETAVIVGGRATASSALAALGQLGAREIWTIARSFGGLGSITLAENRMGVSTGHVPWRNRRQALEVMARADVVISTVPRSVANEWADAPFQPGATVLDVVYEDWPTALATQAHARGARAVSGHEMLLHQAVQQVELMTGKSPDISAMRQAMDAAIDHVGRNS
- the efp gene encoding elongation factor P, with translation MATTNDLKNGMVLKIDNQLWSVVEFQHVKPGKGPAFVRTKIKNVLSGKTIDKTFNAGVKVETATVDRRDMTYLYQDGDDYVFMDAATYDQILVTGDTVGDLKNYMVENQSAIVSMYEGSVLYIELPPTVELTISYTEPGLQGDRSNAGTKPATLETGYEIQVPLFLDEGARIKVDTRTGEYAGRVNA
- the aroC gene encoding chorismate synthase, producing the protein MMRWITAGESHGEALVGIIDPVPAGLAITSADIEGALARRRIGYGRGARQKFEQDRVRLLSGVRHGRTLGSPIAIEVANSEWPKWRTVMSSDPVDPKDLMIDAGTGDEREVARNKRLTQPRPGHADLPGMLKYAHEDARNVLERSSARETAMRVALGEVARQFLRQVAGIEVLGHVVQVGQESASARTLTLRDAKAVEASDVRCVDAATAARFRAEIDGAKRSGDTVGGVVEVVAFNVPAGLGTYTQWDQRLDGQLAQALMSIQAAKSVEIGDGLTQTQTRGSRAHDEILVDERAYRPTNHAGGLEGGMSNGEPLVARVGFKPISTVPHALHTIDLENRTATKALHQRSDTCAVVPAAVIAEAMVALVLANAVTQMFGGTTVDRIRMAMDSYVRETRARLQP
- the ruvX gene encoding Holliday junction resolvase RuvX → MTAHSMRPGVRIGVDYGAARIGVAVTDPQGRFALPHETVARSKWGEDIDQIADLAEQLAAIEIVVGLPKHLSGASGASAKSARKFAHKLGSACPQLRVCMVDERLTTSTAHEQLAAVGIDNRRRKDKVDQVAATVILEQAIEIERRTGKEPGETISRGRPAGS
- the aroB gene encoding 3-dehydroquinate synthase — translated: MKQIRVRGERDYSVSVGSGTLSCVSDYARGGRALVMHTKSTRAYAQRVGEHLEPSMRVHYLEVPDGEAAKTTAVLAQAWDRAADVQLGREDLIVSVGGGAVTDLAGFVAATWLRGIDVLHVPTSLLAMVDAAVGGKTGVNTSRGKNLAGAFHSPIGVVADTDLLTTLPRRYWVEGMGEVLKCGFISDPSILDDAAEIISPKHSHLESLIAKSVSVKARVVGADPKEAGEREILNYGHTLAHAIEVLEHFTIAHGEAVSIGCVYAAHVAQEMGLGSAQWLEVQRESLRNQGLPTGWKTTNFDAVLELMQRDKKVRSEHIRMVLLAGPAQPTVVPVEKAVLVRAAKNMEVIDE